From the genome of Pseudomonas sp. FP453:
CGTTATTGTTCTTATTTGACGAAAACGCTTCGAGGCGTTTTTCGGGTGCTGCGGCTCAGGCAGCGCGGTGGGCAGAGACCACCGTGACGGGATGCTAAAGGGCGAAGCTTTCACTAACCTTTCAATGGCCTTTCAATGTTTTCGGGCTTCACAGGGCAGGTTGCGCCTGTAAACTGCCCGCCACAGCGTGGCGTCGCCCACCCCTGAACGAGGTACAAATCCATGCGTGTCCTGTTGGTTGAAGACCACCTGCAACTCGCCGAAAGTGTCGCCCAGGCGCTCAAGAGCACGGGTTTGACCGTCGATGTGTTGCACGATGGGGTGGCCGCGGACCTGGCCCTGAGCAGCGAGGAGTACGCTGCGGCGATCCTGGATGTGGGCTTGCCGCGCATGGACGGTTTCGAGGTGCTGGCGCGCTTGCGGGCGCGTGGGAAAAATCTGCCGGTGCTGATGCTGACCGCGCGCAGCGACGTGAAAGACCGTGTGCACGGGCTGAACCTCGGTGCGGACGATTACCTGGCCAAGCCTTTTGAACTGACTGAACTGGAAGCCCGGGTCAAGGCCCTGCTGCGGCGCAGCGTGTTGGGCGGCGAGCGCCAGCAGACGTGCGGGGTGCTGGTCTACGACCTCGACACTCGCCGTTTCACCGTGGGCGGCGAGCTGATGACGTTGACGTCCCGCGAGCAAGCCGTGCTGGAAGCGCTGATTGCGCGGCCGGGGCGGGTCATGAGCAAAGAGCAACTGGCGTCCCAGGTCTTCGGCCTGGATGAAGAAGCCAGCCCCGATGCGATCGAAATCTACGTGCACCGCCTGCGCAAGAAACTCGATGGCCAACCGATCGCCATCGTGACCTTCCGTGGCCTCGGTTATCTGCTGGAAGCGCGCGATGCATAAACCCAGCAGTCTGCGCTGGCGCCTGTTGTGGAACCTGGCGCTGTTGCTGGTGTTGCTGATGCTCGCCAGCGGCATGAGTGCCTACTGGAACGGGCGCGAGGCGGCCGACACCGCCTACGACCGCACCTTGCTCGCCTCGGCGCGGACCATCGCCGCCGGGTTGACCCAGGTCGACGGCACCCTCAGCGCCAACGTGCCGTATGTGGCGCTGGATACCTTCGCCTACGACAGCGCCGGGCGCATTTACTACCAGGTCAATGACATTGATCAGAAGCTGATCTCCGGTTACGAAAACCTCCCCGGCCCGCCGCCCGGTACGCCGCGCACCGATGATTATCCAGCGTTGGCGCGCTTTTACGACGCGGTGTATCAGGGCCAGCCGGTGCGCGTGGTCAGCCTGCTCAAGGCCGTCTCCGAACCGAACATGAACGGCATGGCGGAAATCCGCGTGGCCGAAACCGATGAAGCGCGCGTCAGCATGGCCCGCAGCCTGATGGCCGACACCTTGCTGCGCCTGGGCATGCTCGCGGTGGGCGCCTTGCTGCTGGTGTGGTTCGCCGTGAGCGCGGCGTTGCGCCCGCTGGAGCGCTTGCGCACCGCCGTGGAAGAGCGCCAGCCCGACGACCTGCGGCCGTTGCCGCTGGTGGAAGTGCAGCATGAGTTTGGCCCGCTGGTGCGTTCCCTCAATCACTTCACTGAACGCCTGCGCGGGCAGTTCGAGCGCCAGGCGCAGTTTATTGCCGACGCCGCCCACGAACTGCGCACGCCGTTGGCCGCGCTGAAGGCCCGTCTCGAACTGGGCCTGCGTGCCGAAGACCCGCCGACCTGGCGCAGCACCCTGGAAAGCGCCGCCCAGGGCACCGACCGCCTGACCCACCTGGCCAATCAACTGCTGTCCCTGGCGCGCATCGAAAACGGCGCGCGGGCGATTGCCGAGGGCGGCGCGCAGTTGCTCGACCTCAGCCAGTTGGCCCGGGAATTGGGCATGGCCATGGCGCCCTTGGCCCATGCGCGTGGCGTGGCGTTGGCGTTGGAAGCCGACGAGCCGGTGTGGCTGCGCGGCGAACCGACGTTGTTGAACGAGCTGTTGAGCAACCTGGTGGACAATGCCCTGGCGCACACGCCACCGGGCGGCAACGTGATCTTGCGGGTGACAGCGCCGGCGGTGCTGGAAGTGGAAGATGATGGACCGGGCATCCCGCTGGATGAGCGGGACCGGGTGTTCGAGCGCTTCTACCGGCGCAGCCAGCAGGGCCTGGGGTCGGGCCTGGGGCTGGCGATTGTCGGCGAGATCTGCCGCGCGCACCTGGCGCAGATCAGCCTGCACGATGGCGAACGGGCGGGGCTGAAGGTGCGGGTGAGCTTTATCGCCGGTTGATCAGTAGAACATCGAGCGTGCTTCATCCAGCTCGGCGCGCAGGGCTTCGCTGTAGGGGTCGACCCGCAGCTTCTTGAGGGCCGGCAGGGTGGCGGCCGAGACATTCGCCAAGGGGTGGTCGGTTCCGCGATAGCAATACAGCACGGCGATTTGCACCAGGTCGATGTAGTCGAGGGTAGGGGAGTCGCGCTCCATATCCAGGTACTGCCCCGGCAGGTTGGCGAGCATCTCCGGGAAATCCCAGCCGCGTAGCAGTTTGTCGCCGAGCAGCGGGTGGATGCTGTCGATCACATGGTTGAGTGCCACCGGGTCCGACAGCAGTTCGTAGTGGTCTTCGGCATAGGTCAGGATCGGCAGCACGCCAATCTGATGCACCAGGCCGCCCAGGGCAGCCTGGTCCGGCTTGAGCTGGCTGTGGCTGCGGCACAACGCATAGCTGACGCCCGCCACTTCCAGGCTACGGCGCCAGACATCGCGCATCTTCTGTTCGACCGCTTCGGAACGGGCGTGGAAGATCTGTTCCATCACCAGGCCGATGGCCAGGTTGCTGCTGTAGTTGGTGCCCAGCCGGGTGATGGCGGTGTGCAGGTCGGTGACTTCCTGGGTCGCGCGCAACAACGGGCTGTTGACCACTTTGATCAGGCGTGCCGACAGCGCGGTGTCGCGCCCGATCACTTTGCTCAAGTGGCTGATGCTGATGTCCGGGTCTTCAGCGGCCTGACGAATCTTCAGCGCCACTTCCGGTAATGTCGGCAGAACCAGGTCATCGTTGTCGATGGCCGTAATCAAAGCCTGTTGGACTTTTTCCGCCAGCTTGTTCATTCATGATCTCTAGGGTGTTGCAAAAAGGTACGGCGACTAACGCTGGATCTCTCGATCACGGTCGAGTGTGTAAGGCAGGTCAAGCAGGTGCAGACCGGGGCCTTCCAGGGTGCCGAGGTGCACATCGCCACTGTCGGCTGCTTCGGCTTGCAACACGGCCAAAAGTTCAACCGCCTGGTCAGCTTTTGCTGCAATCACCACTTCGCCGATCGAGCTGTTATGGCTGGGGGAAAACAGCGGGGTGCCTGGCTCGGGCATTTCAGCGCCATCGAGGCGCAAGCGGTACAGGCGACGCTTGAGCTTGCCCAGGTACTGCATGCGCGCGACGATTTCCTGGCCGGTGTAGCAGCCTTTCTTGAAGCTGACGCCGCCGACGGCCTGCAGGTTGAGCATTTGCGGGATGAACAGCTCGCGGGTTTGCGCCATGACCTGGCCGATGCCGGCGCGGATCTGGCCCAGCAGCCATTCGTTCAGACCTGCTTCTTTAAGCTGTGCAGTCAATTGGCTGCGTACGGCCTCGGCCTGTTCGACGGGCACCCAGAGTTCGGCGCGGCCGGGGGAAACCCGAATGGCGATCAGGTGTTCAGTGCGGGCAACGCTGTCGGTGTCGGCGGGCAGTTCAAGGCCCAGGCCGGCCAGCGCTTGATCCGCATCCATCAGGCCGAAACGCACCCAGGCGGCGCTTTCGTCGGTGAGTTTGGATTTGGAGAACACCGCGTATTTCTTCAGGTCGGCCAGTTGCGGTTCCAGCAGCTCGCTGGCCATGGCCAGTAACACGCCGTCACCTTGCAGCAGGATGCGGAAGCTCGACTGCATGCGCCCTTTTTGCGTGCAGCGCGCGCCGAGGCTGGCCTGGGTGTCGCTCAGGTAATTGAGGTTGCAGGTCAGTTGCCCTTGCAGGAACTTGGCAGCGTCGGCGCCGCGGACGGCGAGAACGCCTTCGTGGGACAGGGGGCAGAAGAAAGCGGAGTCAGCCATGGGTCATCGCAGGTCAAAAAGTCATGGGTGCATCATAGAGGGGCGCCCGGCAAATGGATAGTTTCCGTATGGGGCGACCAAAGCCGACTGTTCCGGTGCGGCCGGGCCTGTATACTTGCCGCCTATTTGAGGAGCGCTCCATGGTCGAAGATGTAGAAATCAATCGCCTCTACTGGCACAGCCGTCGCGGCATGCTGGAGTTGGATGTGTTGCTGGTGCCTTTCACCAAGGAGGTCTACGCGACGCTCGACAAGGTGGACCGCGACCTCTACGTCCGGCTGCTGACGTGCGAAGACCAGGACATGTTCGGCTGGTTCATGGAACGCGCCGAATCGGAAGACCCTGAGCTGCAGCGCATGGTTCGGATGATCCTGGATCGTGTCCAGCCCAAGTAATACGTTTGAATGCCGCTGGCAGGCCTCACGGCTGTTGCTGGCGGCGTATCTCCTTGCCCAGCTGTTCGCGCTGGGTGCGCTGTTGTCCCTCGACCTGCCTTATTCAAGCCTCGGCGTGCTGGTGTGCCTGGCGCATGCCGCCTGGGTTTTGCCGCGCCATGTGCTGCTGACTCACCGTTCGTCTGTTCGTGGCCTGCGCCGCGATGAAAGCGGCTGGCAGTTGTGGAGCGCGGCGCGTGGCTGGCATGGCGTGCAGTTGCGTCCCGACAGCCTGGCGTTGCCGTTGATCGTGGTGCTGCGTTATCGCGTGCCGGGGCAGTGGTGGGTGCGTTCGATCTGTGTGCCGGCCGATTCGCAGGCTGCCGATCTGCATCGGCGCCTGCGGGTGCGTTTGAAGTTCAGTCGCCGTAGGTGGTTGGCACCAGGATAGTGTCGCGGGCCTCGGGCAGCATGTCGGGGTAGTCGAGGGTGTAATGCAGGCCGCGGCTTTCCTTGCGTTCCATGGCGGAGCGAATCATCAGTTCCGCCACTTGGGCCAGGTTGCGCAACTCGATCAGGTCGCGGCTGACTTTATAGTTGCTGTAGAACTCGTCGATCTCATCCAGCAGCAGCCGCACGCGATGTTGCGCGCGTTGCAGGCGCTTGTTGGTGCGCACGATCCCCACGTAGTCCCACATGAACCGCCGCAGCTCGTCCCAGTTGTGGGCGATGATCACGTCTTCGTCCGAATCGGTGACCTGGCTCGCGTCCCAGCGGGGCAGGGCGTCTGGCACGGCGATGCGCGGCAGTTGTTCGAGGATGTCCGCCGCCGCCGAGCGCGCGTAGACGAAGCATTCGAGCAGCGAATTGCTGGCCATGCGGTTGGCGCCGTGCAGGCCGGTGAAGCTGGTTTCGCCAATCGCATACAGGCCGGGCACGTCGGTGCGGCCGTGTTGGTCGACCATCACGCCGCCGCAGGTGTAGTGCGCGGCCGGGACCACGGGGATCGGGCCTTTGGTGATGTCGATGTTGAACGTCAGGCAGCGCTCGTAGACGGTCGGGAAGTGCGTCTTGATGAAGGCTTCGGGCTTGTGGCTGATGTCCAGGTACACGCAGTCGATGCCCAGGCGCTTCATTTCATGGTCGATGGCGCGGGCGACGATGTCCCGTGGCGCCAGTTCGGCGCGGGGGTCGAAGCGCTGCATGAAACGCTCGCCGTTCGGCAGCTTCAGGTGGGCGCCTTCGCCGCGCAGCGCTTCGGTGATGAGGAAACTCTTGGCCTGCGGGTGGTACAGGCAGGTCGGGTGGAACTGGTTGAACTCCAGGTTGGCCACCCGGCAGCCCGAGCGCCAGGCCATGGCGATGCCGTCGCCACAAGCACCGTCGGGGTTGCTGGTATAGAGGTAGACCTTGGCGGCGCCGCCTGAGGCGAGGATGGTGAAGCGTGCGCCGTAGGTATCGACTTCGCCGCTGGCGCGGTTGAGTACGTAGGCGCCGAGGCAGCGCTCGCCGTCCAGGCCCAGGCGTTTTTCGGTGATCAGGTCGACGGCGACGCGTTGCTCCAGCAGTTCGATGTTGGGGCGTTGGCGGGCTTGTTCGAGCAGGGTCTTGAAGATGGCGGCGCCGGTGGCGTCGGCGGCGTGGATGATGCGCCGGTGGCTGTGGCCGCCCTCGCGGGTCAGGTGGAACTCGAA
Proteins encoded in this window:
- the nadB gene encoding L-aspartate oxidase; this encodes MSQQFQHDVLVIGSGAAGLSLALTLPSHLRIAVLSKGNLANGSTFWAQGGVAAVLDDTDTVQSHVEDTLNAGGGLCNEDAVRFTVEHSREAIQWLIDQGVPFTRDEHAGSDDGGFEFHLTREGGHSHRRIIHAADATGAAIFKTLLEQARQRPNIELLEQRVAVDLITEKRLGLDGERCLGAYVLNRASGEVDTYGARFTILASGGAAKVYLYTSNPDGACGDGIAMAWRSGCRVANLEFNQFHPTCLYHPQAKSFLITEALRGEGAHLKLPNGERFMQRFDPRAELAPRDIVARAIDHEMKRLGIDCVYLDISHKPEAFIKTHFPTVYERCLTFNIDITKGPIPVVPAAHYTCGGVMVDQHGRTDVPGLYAIGETSFTGLHGANRMASNSLLECFVYARSAAADILEQLPRIAVPDALPRWDASQVTDSDEDVIIAHNWDELRRFMWDYVGIVRTNKRLQRAQHRVRLLLDEIDEFYSNYKVSRDLIELRNLAQVAELMIRSAMERKESRGLHYTLDYPDMLPEARDTILVPTTYGD
- a CDS encoding folate-binding protein YgfZ translates to MADSAFFCPLSHEGVLAVRGADAAKFLQGQLTCNLNYLSDTQASLGARCTQKGRMQSSFRILLQGDGVLLAMASELLEPQLADLKKYAVFSKSKLTDESAAWVRFGLMDADQALAGLGLELPADTDSVARTEHLIAIRVSPGRAELWVPVEQAEAVRSQLTAQLKEAGLNEWLLGQIRAGIGQVMAQTRELFIPQMLNLQAVGGVSFKKGCYTGQEIVARMQYLGKLKRRLYRLRLDGAEMPEPGTPLFSPSHNSSIGEVVIAAKADQAVELLAVLQAEAADSGDVHLGTLEGPGLHLLDLPYTLDRDREIQR
- a CDS encoding response regulator, producing the protein MRVLLVEDHLQLAESVAQALKSTGLTVDVLHDGVAADLALSSEEYAAAILDVGLPRMDGFEVLARLRARGKNLPVLMLTARSDVKDRVHGLNLGADDYLAKPFELTELEARVKALLRRSVLGGERQQTCGVLVYDLDTRRFTVGGELMTLTSREQAVLEALIARPGRVMSKEQLASQVFGLDEEASPDAIEIYVHRLRKKLDGQPIAIVTFRGLGYLLEARDA
- a CDS encoding succinate dehydrogenase assembly factor 2, whose amino-acid sequence is MVEDVEINRLYWHSRRGMLELDVLLVPFTKEVYATLDKVDRDLYVRLLTCEDQDMFGWFMERAESEDPELQRMVRMILDRVQPK
- a CDS encoding sensor histidine kinase encodes the protein MHKPSSLRWRLLWNLALLLVLLMLASGMSAYWNGREAADTAYDRTLLASARTIAAGLTQVDGTLSANVPYVALDTFAYDSAGRIYYQVNDIDQKLISGYENLPGPPPGTPRTDDYPALARFYDAVYQGQPVRVVSLLKAVSEPNMNGMAEIRVAETDEARVSMARSLMADTLLRLGMLAVGALLLVWFAVSAALRPLERLRTAVEERQPDDLRPLPLVEVQHEFGPLVRSLNHFTERLRGQFERQAQFIADAAHELRTPLAALKARLELGLRAEDPPTWRSTLESAAQGTDRLTHLANQLLSLARIENGARAIAEGGAQLLDLSQLARELGMAMAPLAHARGVALALEADEPVWLRGEPTLLNELLSNLVDNALAHTPPGGNVILRVTAPAVLEVEDDGPGIPLDERDRVFERFYRRSQQGLGSGLGLAIVGEICRAHLAQISLHDGERAGLKVRVSFIAG
- a CDS encoding HDOD domain-containing protein, with the protein product MNKLAEKVQQALITAIDNDDLVLPTLPEVALKIRQAAEDPDISISHLSKVIGRDTALSARLIKVVNSPLLRATQEVTDLHTAITRLGTNYSSNLAIGLVMEQIFHARSEAVEQKMRDVWRRSLEVAGVSYALCRSHSQLKPDQAALGGLVHQIGVLPILTYAEDHYELLSDPVALNHVIDSIHPLLGDKLLRGWDFPEMLANLPGQYLDMERDSPTLDYIDLVQIAVLYCYRGTDHPLANVSAATLPALKKLRVDPYSEALRAELDEARSMFY